The Thiorhodovibrio litoralis genome includes a window with the following:
- a CDS encoding putative toxin-antitoxin system toxin component, PIN family encodes MRIVADTNTVVSGLLWKGAPRQIIEACRHQRITIVTSERLIAELAEVLARDKFASRINSAGLTPLGLVEDYSALTEYVHPGPLNKPVCRDPDDDAVLACALAGRADALVSGDDDLLTLKVFRGIPIITVAEWLRWR; translated from the coding sequence ATGCGAATCGTCGCTGATACCAATACGGTCGTCTCTGGCCTATTGTGGAAAGGCGCGCCGCGACAGATTATTGAAGCTTGTCGGCATCAGCGCATCACCATCGTCACAAGCGAGCGCCTGATTGCTGAACTGGCAGAAGTACTGGCACGCGACAAGTTCGCTAGCAGAATCAATTCCGCTGGCTTGACCCCGTTGGGCTTGGTTGAGGACTATAGTGCGCTAACCGAATATGTCCATCCCGGGCCGCTCAACAAACCTGTGTGTCGAGACCCCGATGATGACGCCGTTCTTGCTTGTGCCTTGGCCGGTCGTGCCGATGCATTGGTATCAGGCGACGATGATTTGCTGACGCTAAAAGTGTTCAGAGGCATCCCGATTATCACGGTGGCTGAATGGCTACGCTGGCGCTAA
- a CDS encoding Rossmann-fold NAD(P)-binding domain-containing protein: protein MLDLLPYVCDAAPSKQGRYLPGSRIPINPPTALREAPPDAVLILPWNIAEEVKAQLADLAERGTRFFTAVPALRVQAN from the coding sequence ATGCTTGATCTGCTGCCGTACGTCTGCGACGCCGCGCCCTCCAAACAAGGCCGCTACTTGCCCGGCAGTCGCATCCCGATCAACCCGCCGACGGCGCTGCGCGAGGCGCCACCGGACGCGGTGCTGATTTTGCCCTGGAATATTGCCGAGGAGGTGAAGGCGCAACTGGCCGATCTGGCTGAACGGGGCACGCGTTTTTTCACCGCAGTGCCCGCGCTTCGCGTACAGGCGAATTGA
- a CDS encoding O-linked N-acetylglucosamine transferase family protein, which yields MHSHGISRERIGSFACTPSWSEHMALYNHIDIALDTIPFNSASTACDALWMGTPLVTLLGDQLAGRQAVSILTGLGCPEWNHGGVC from the coding sequence ATGCATAGCCACGGCATCAGCCGCGAGCGAATCGGCTCCTTTGCCTGCACCCCCTCCTGGAGCGAGCACATGGCGCTTTACAACCACATCGACATCGCACTGGATACCATACCTTTCAACAGCGCCAGCACCGCCTGCGACGCCCTCTGGATGGGTACCCCACTGGTCACCCTGCTTGGCGACCAACTTGCCGGGCGCCAGGCCGTCTCCATCCTCACCGGACTCGGGTGCCCGGAGTGGAATCATGGGGGCGTGTGCTAA
- a CDS encoding CCDC90 family protein, which produces MTAISFDTLRFVETLKDHGLNDEQAKGIAAAYRDASGEAEIATKRDIERLEAQLVRVDTRLAGEMTLMKWLLGILLGGVVALILKSFFP; this is translated from the coding sequence ATGACTGCAATATCTTTCGATACGCTCAGATTCGTTGAAACGCTTAAAGACCATGGGTTGAATGATGAGCAAGCAAAAGGCATTGCTGCTGCCTACCGTGACGCATCCGGCGAGGCGGAGATCGCGACGAAACGGGACATCGAGCGCTTAGAGGCACAGCTGGTCAGGGTCGATACGCGATTAGCGGGCGAAATGACGCTCATGAAATGGCTGTTGGGTATTTTACTTGGGGGCGTCGTGGCATTGATCTTAAAATCGTTTTTCCCTTGA
- a CDS encoding HvfC family RiPP maturation protein codes for MNAPTPQSAMPDFMRQQQRFTTHLRDPERAKAPADIEDRRMKIYRDLIFNNLSSLLAGNFPVVYRLLPREHWRELVRDFLRRHRAVSPLFPELPREFLDFLSHHRRDDPRDPPFLLELAHYEWVEVALQQSDGVPNDPPADLMPDGDLLTGRPVLSPRAWNLSYRYPVHRIGPDYQPQQAPEQPTHLLVYLDRNEQVCFMELNAVTQRLLILLQQQPAPNGQDALDQIATELGHLQPQQVIAFGTSLLEDLRSRGVILGALRGV; via the coding sequence ATGAATGCCCCGACACCCCAGTCAGCCATGCCGGACTTCATGCGCCAGCAGCAGCGCTTCACCACCCATCTGCGCGACCCCGAGCGGGCAAAGGCTCCGGCAGACATCGAAGACCGCCGCATGAAGATCTATCGCGACTTGATCTTCAACAACCTCTCCTCGCTGCTCGCCGGCAACTTCCCTGTCGTCTACCGCCTGCTACCGCGCGAGCATTGGCGCGAGCTGGTGCGCGATTTTCTGCGCCGCCATCGCGCCGTCTCACCGCTGTTCCCCGAACTGCCGCGCGAGTTTCTTGACTTCCTCAGCCATCACCGTCGCGATGACCCGCGCGACCCGCCCTTCCTGCTCGAGTTGGCGCACTACGAGTGGGTCGAAGTGGCCCTGCAACAAAGCGACGGCGTGCCAAATGACCCCCCCGCTGATCTGATGCCCGATGGCGACCTGCTCACCGGGCGCCCCGTGCTATCGCCGCGCGCCTGGAACCTGAGCTACCGCTACCCCGTCCATCGCATCGGCCCCGACTACCAACCCCAGCAAGCCCCGGAACAGCCAACCCATCTACTGGTCTATCTCGACCGCAACGAGCAAGTGTGCTTCATGGAGCTCAACGCCGTCACCCAGCGCCTGCTCATACTGCTGCAACAGCAACCCGCCCCCAACGGCCAGGACGCGCTCGACCAAATCGCCACCGAACTCGGCCACCTGCAACCGCAACAAGTCATCGCCTTCGGCACCAGCCTGCTCGAAGATCTGCGCAGCCGCGGCGTGATCCTCGGAGCACTGCGCGGGGTTTAG
- a CDS encoding Txe/YoeB family addiction module toxin has product MISWHPQAWEDYLYWQQEDKRILKRVNALVKDVQRNPFEGIGKPEPLKHEWSGFWSRRINDEHRLVCTYQDGHA; this is encoded by the coding sequence ATGATTAGCTGGCATCCGCAAGCATGGGAGGATTATTTGTATTGGCAGCAAGAAGATAAACGTATCTTGAAGCGTGTCAACGCATTGGTTAAGGATGTCCAGCGCAACCCCTTCGAGGGAATCGGAAAACCCGAGCCACTTAAACATGAATGGTCAGGTTTTTGGAGTCGGCGAATCAATGACGAACATCGTTTAGTATGCACTTACCAAGATGGTCATGCATAG
- a CDS encoding O-linked N-acetylglucosamine transferase, SPINDLY family protein has protein sequence MTPSAIAAQDAPQSEALVSLRTLFHQGDQQQLRAAAEHYVTQWPDCPAGWTILAKARERERDWNAAATAAQQLCARDPQSAWHWSYLGLLLKRAGRLAEAEQALREALERAPEEPETLNLLGIVQIMQGQPAAAETTLRQALKSAPTLAEAWNNLGTALRDLDRLDESMLAFRQAVALAPDNGRARSNLLFSQSFTAALTPERQRQEAQLWEREVLGPNERAEARQRQFSSRPRRDRRLRLGLLSAEFGRHPVAHFLLSWLRALDRERFVLYCYPSHERPGPESQRFRDLADVWSPIDNLSDAQAAERMRADGIDVLIETSGHTENNRLGVIARRAAPVQCHYIGHFATTGLTEMDYFISDAVLIPPEHDSHFTEQVWRLPRTRYAYEPLQQAPEPRWQPDRHGQLRLGSFNNLTKVRHESLALWSQVLRALPQARLILKDKRAHDHSVQARILGPLREQGIHPDRVEFRGASAAWADHMDAYNDIDIALDSLPFNSATTGFDALWMGTPLITLAGDRLAGRQAASLLSGLGRPEWIARDATQFVDILAVLAQDAQQRQRIRQTQRDQMRHSELCDGANLARALEQSVEQMVALAANRTERAAREGIE, from the coding sequence ATGACGCCAAGCGCGATCGCAGCGCAAGACGCCCCCCAGAGTGAAGCGCTGGTTAGCCTACGCACACTTTTCCATCAGGGCGATCAACAGCAACTCCGCGCCGCGGCCGAGCACTATGTCACCCAATGGCCCGACTGCCCAGCCGGCTGGACCATTCTCGCCAAGGCGCGCGAGCGCGAGCGCGACTGGAACGCCGCTGCCACGGCCGCCCAACAACTCTGCGCGCGCGATCCACAATCAGCCTGGCACTGGTCCTACCTCGGCCTCCTGCTCAAGCGCGCCGGGCGACTGGCCGAGGCCGAGCAGGCTTTGCGCGAAGCGCTGGAACGCGCCCCTGAGGAACCAGAAACCCTCAATCTGCTCGGCATCGTGCAGATCATGCAGGGCCAGCCCGCTGCGGCCGAAACCACCCTGCGCCAGGCGCTCAAGAGCGCTCCAACGCTGGCCGAAGCCTGGAATAACCTCGGCACCGCCCTGCGCGACCTCGACCGATTGGACGAAAGCATGCTCGCCTTTCGCCAAGCAGTGGCCCTGGCCCCCGACAACGGCCGCGCGCGCAGCAATCTCTTGTTCTCCCAGTCTTTCACCGCCGCCCTGACACCAGAGCGCCAACGCCAGGAAGCGCAACTGTGGGAACGCGAAGTCCTGGGCCCCAATGAACGGGCCGAGGCACGCCAGCGGCAATTTTCCAGCCGGCCGCGGCGCGATCGACGCCTGCGCCTGGGCCTGCTGTCGGCTGAATTCGGCCGCCATCCGGTCGCGCATTTTCTTTTGAGCTGGCTGCGCGCGCTCGATCGCGAGCGCTTCGTCCTCTACTGCTACCCCAGCCATGAACGCCCCGGGCCAGAATCCCAGCGCTTTCGCGACCTCGCCGATGTCTGGTCGCCCATCGACAACCTGAGCGACGCCCAGGCGGCCGAGCGCATGCGGGCTGACGGGATCGACGTGCTGATCGAGACCAGCGGCCACACCGAGAACAACCGCCTCGGCGTCATCGCGCGGCGCGCGGCGCCGGTGCAATGCCATTACATCGGCCACTTCGCCACCACCGGCCTCACCGAGATGGATTATTTCATCAGTGACGCCGTGCTCATCCCGCCCGAGCACGACAGCCACTTTACCGAGCAGGTCTGGCGCCTGCCGCGCACCCGCTATGCCTACGAGCCCCTGCAACAGGCCCCAGAGCCCCGCTGGCAGCCCGATCGGCACGGGCAGCTGCGCCTCGGCAGCTTCAATAACCTGACCAAGGTCCGCCACGAAAGCCTGGCTCTCTGGAGTCAGGTGCTGCGCGCACTTCCCCAAGCCCGCCTGATCCTAAAAGACAAACGCGCCCACGACCACAGCGTCCAAGCGCGGATTCTCGGCCCCCTGCGGGAACAAGGCATCCACCCCGACCGGGTCGAATTTCGCGGCGCCTCCGCCGCCTGGGCCGACCACATGGACGCCTACAACGACATCGACATCGCGCTCGACTCCCTGCCATTCAACAGCGCCACCACCGGCTTCGACGCCCTTTGGATGGGCACGCCCCTGATCACCCTGGCCGGCGACCGCCTCGCCGGCCGCCAAGCCGCGTCCCTGCTCAGCGGCCTCGGGCGCCCGGAGTGGATCGCGCGCGATGCCACTCAATTCGTCGACATCCTGGCCGTTCTTGCTCAAGATGCCCAACAGCGCCAGCGCATTCGCCAAACCCAACGCGACCAGATGCGCCACAGCGAGCTGTGCGATGGTGCAAACCTGGCGCGCGCGTTGGAACAGAGCGTCGAGCAAATGGTCGCGCTGGCAGCGAACCGGACCGAACGCGCCGCGCGCGAAGGGATCGAGTGA
- a CDS encoding Uma2 family endonuclease, producing MSSQPLLRETFEDWLAGERLQTEGRTEYVRGEVFAMSGGSREHNLIATNIVRELGNQFKGRPCCVYSGDLKVRMEAADASAYPDVMAICGEHQYFDGRRDVVTNPVLIVEVLSDSTEAYDRGDKFAQYRTLPSLMAYLLVAQDRVQAELYTRADDGAWLLRSYDQLAQQVPLVAIGAHLLLAEVYDKIEMPQDRA from the coding sequence ATGTCATCTCAGCCCCTCTTGCGTGAGACGTTTGAAGACTGGCTCGCCGGGGAGCGCCTGCAAACCGAAGGGCGCACTGAATACGTTCGCGGGGAAGTGTTTGCCATGTCCGGTGGCTCGCGCGAGCACAATCTGATCGCGACCAATATCGTCAGGGAGTTGGGCAATCAGTTTAAGGGCCGCCCTTGCTGCGTCTATTCCGGCGATTTGAAAGTCCGCATGGAAGCCGCAGACGCCAGCGCCTATCCAGATGTGATGGCAATCTGCGGCGAGCATCAGTATTTCGACGGGCGCCGGGATGTGGTCACTAACCCGGTGCTGATCGTCGAAGTTCTGTCCGATTCCACCGAGGCCTATGATCGTGGCGACAAATTCGCTCAATACCGGACCCTGCCGAGCCTGATGGCCTATCTTCTCGTCGCGCAGGATCGGGTCCAGGCCGAACTCTATACCCGCGCCGATGACGGCGCCTGGTTGCTGCGAAGCTACGACCAACTCGCGCAGCAGGTGCCGCTCGTGGCGATCGGCGCGCATCTGTTGCTGGCCGAAGTCTACGATAAGATCGAGATGCCCCAAGATCGAGCATGA
- a CDS encoding O-linked N-acetylglucosamine transferase, SPINDLY family protein: protein MPIDGLSDVQAVQQIRSDKIDVLIETSGHMENNRLGVIARRAAPVQRHYIGYFATTGLTEMDYFIGDALLIPPEQDSHFSEQVWRLPRTRYACEPLLQAPDPRWQPHPQGQLRLGSFNNLTKVRQESLLLWSQVLRALPQARLILKDKRALDQSVQTRILTCLQEQSIHPDRIEFHGASARWADHMDAYNSIDIALDSLPFNSATTGFDALWMGTPLITLTGDRLAGRQAASLLTGLGRAEWIVRDADAFVDIVSALAHDATQRRHIRETQREQMRGSELCNGPSLARALEASFEMMLNAWFENKAIKHQE, encoded by the coding sequence TTGCCCATTGATGGCTTGAGCGATGTCCAAGCCGTGCAACAGATTCGCAGTGACAAAATCGACGTGCTGATTGAAACCAGCGGCCACATGGAGAACAACCGCCTCGGCGTGATTGCCCGGCGCGCGGCACCGGTGCAACGTCACTACATCGGCTACTTTGCCACCACCGGCCTCACCGAGATGGACTATTTCATCGGGGACGCTCTGCTGATCCCGCCCGAGCAAGACAGCCACTTCAGCGAACAAGTCTGGAGACTGCCACGGACCCGCTATGCCTGCGAGCCCCTGCTGCAGGCCCCCGACCCGCGCTGGCAACCACACCCGCAGGGACAGCTTCGCCTCGGCAGTTTCAATAACCTCACCAAGGTCCGCCAGGAAAGCCTCCTCCTGTGGAGCCAGGTGCTGCGAGCACTCCCCCAGGCGCGTTTGATCTTGAAAGACAAACGCGCCCTGGATCAGAGCGTGCAGACGCGCATTTTGACCTGCCTACAGGAGCAGAGCATCCACCCCGACCGGATCGAATTCCACGGTGCCAGTGCCAGGTGGGCCGACCACATGGACGCCTACAACAGCATCGACATCGCGCTCGACTCCCTGCCATTCAACAGTGCCACCACAGGATTCGACGCCCTCTGGATGGGCACCCCGCTGATCACCCTGACCGGCGACCGCCTCGCCGGCCGCCAAGCCGCCTCCTTGCTGACAGGCCTCGGACGCGCGGAATGGATCGTGCGGGATGCCGATGCCTTCGTGGACATCGTGAGCGCCCTAGCGCATGATGCAACTCAACGCCGGCACATTCGCGAAACCCAACGGGAGCAGATGCGCGGCAGCGAGCTTTGTAATGGCCCAAGCCTGGCGCGCGCGCTCGAAGCATCATTCGAGATGATGTTAAATGCTTGGTTTGAAAATAAAGCGATCAAGCATCAAGAATAG
- a CDS encoding DUF2283 domain-containing protein: protein MKINYDAATDSLYIHLSDRASVDSDEIANGVVLDYDAAGALVGIDIQHASHQADLAKLSVNCLPLTQLDAA from the coding sequence ATGAAGATTAACTACGACGCCGCTACGGACTCGCTTTACATCCACCTGAGCGACCGTGCCTCCGTCGATTCCGACGAAATTGCCAATGGCGTGGTCCTCGACTACGATGCCGCCGGCGCGCTGGTCGGCATCGACATTCAACACGCCAGCCACCAGGCCGACCTAGCCAAGCTTTCGGTTAACTGCTTGCCCTTGACTCAGCTTGACGCGGCTTGA
- a CDS encoding tetratricopeptide repeat protein — translation MTASEALFPSQSEAIAALRVGLNRDDQQRLRPAAEQYVTQWPDCPTGWTILAKACERERDWNAAAAAAQQLCERKPESAWHWSYLGLLLKRAGRLAEAERALREALTRAPEEPETLNLLGIVQIMQGKPGAAEDTLRRALKSAPMLAEAWNNLGTALRDLDRLDESMLAFRQALALAAENGRARSNLLFSQAYTAALTPERQRQEARRWEREVLSTEVRAEARRRSFSPAPLRDRRLGLGLISAEFGSHPVGHFLLSWLRALNREHFALY, via the coding sequence ATGACCGCCTCAGAAGCGCTCTTCCCCAGCCAAAGCGAAGCGATAGCCGCGCTGCGTGTAGGTTTAAACCGCGACGATCAACAGCGATTACGCCCTGCGGCCGAGCAATATGTTACCCAATGGCCCGACTGCCCCACCGGCTGGACCATCCTCGCTAAAGCCTGCGAGCGCGAGCGCGACTGGAACGCCGCCGCGGCGGCAGCCCAACAACTGTGCGAACGCAAACCAGAGTCAGCCTGGCATTGGTCCTACCTCGGCCTCCTGCTCAAACGGGCAGGCCGGCTTGCCGAGGCCGAACGAGCCCTGCGCGAAGCCCTGACGCGCGCCCCCGAGGAGCCAGAAACCCTCAACCTGCTCGGCATCGTGCAGATCATGCAGGGCAAACCCGGCGCGGCCGAGGACACCCTGCGCCGCGCGCTGAAAAGTGCGCCCATGCTGGCGGAAGCCTGGAACAACCTTGGCACCGCCCTGCGCGATCTCGACCGACTCGATGAAAGCATGCTCGCCTTTCGCCAAGCGCTGGCCCTGGCTGCGGAGAACGGGCGGGCACGCAGCAATCTCTTATTCTCGCAAGCCTATACCGCCGCACTAACGCCCGAGCGTCAACGCCAGGAAGCGCGACGTTGGGAACGCGAGGTCCTGAGCACCGAGGTACGGGCCGAGGCACGCCGGCGCTCGTTCTCCCCTGCGCCGTTGCGCGATCGACGCCTGGGCTTGGGCCTGATATCGGCGGAATTCGGCAGTCACCCAGTCGGGCATTTTCTGCTGAGTTGGCTGCGCGCCCTCAACCGCGAACACTTCGCGCTCTACTGA